The nucleotide sequence TGTCctgtcttttatcttttatttatggactcaaatatagaaaatattataaaatataaatgtgatACGATAGGGCGTTATCGCGATTGTCGCgctagatatttaaaaaaaatgcgaTCATCGATTTGGTCGGACGTAGATATTTCAGTATTGTTTGTTGTTTCAACAGAAGTTTCCGATCTTATTAACTGCGTTaagtaacttttttcttttggaatatTCGAACTAATTACTTTCCAccccattctttctttctttctttcttttattttgtttgtccTTTAACAGCTGACGAAGACATATCGAAAGATCGAAGGAAAGGGACACGTTTCAGAGCATGGGTCCGTACTTAAACAGCCTCACGATAAAATTACATCTTCCTTATTTAACTTAATGGAATACGTGACCGTGAGAGTGATCTACCCTGACCTGTTTACATCTCATACGATGATTTCGGTCGGAAATTTTTTACTAGTACTTtcaaccctttctctctctctctctctctccctcttttaaCTTAAAATACTCAAATTCAATCAAATCGAGACATGGAAATGATGACTTTTGAATGGATATTTGAAGGCGTTCGAGGTACCAATGAGGAACTTATTTGTTTGTGACCCGGGTGAAACCTTGCGCacctttgataaaaattacacTTCTGATCCGTGATCTCGatcttttaacttttaaattcGAACATAAATATCcttaaaaatgatttcgtcAAAAGTTCAATGATTagattaaaaagttattaaaaacttGTCACGATTATCGTCTGTTTGATTatcgagaaattaaaaaagttgtTGACGCTAagaggggagaaagaagaaaattgtttcgaTTTTGCCAATTTCACGTTGTTCCTATTTGGACtggaaaaacaaagagagagggagagagagaagcgtgGGTGCTAAACCGAAGGTATTTTCATTGATACCTCCGCGAAGCTGTGTATTTTCGGATCTCGCATTTACCAGTTGCGTTGACATCGCACGAATTCTTTTTCACGCAGACGCGTTGCCGTCACATagtgtctcttttctttcgccaCGCTTTTTACGCTTCCCTTTAATCTTAACGAGGATATCCTTGGATCGAACGAGCTCATCGTACCAAATTCAGAGATTGGATCTGCTTGacgaacttttcttttatccgttGATGAAAATCGTtggaacttttttctttctttttttctttttgcttctttcaCTCGTTCAAGTTAGtgttattcgttttattaaataattgacaagcgtatttttttctttaatcgttattttaaacttttattaGACAGGttttgacaatttttataaaaatttccacttaaaaatttcatagcattttttttaaaagcaaatattatgataatatattctatacattttttttttctttccttttgtaatttttttttctgagatACATATGACGATATGAAATGTCGAGtcaatcaattcttttttgtctttttactGCCGTAAATTACTAAAAGGGAAAAACAGTAAAGAATTCTTTCGGAGATAACTTTGAAAGAATACCAGCGATAGGTCGTAGAATATATAGGggaaaaattattatgcaaAAGGGTATGTCAGTAAAGAACATTTCAAAGATATTCTCGTTGACATGTAGATACGTGTACGTCAAAAGACTTTTAAATAACATAGACTTCTATTGGAAATAGCAAGTAAAGGACGAAgcataaaaatatgaaagagataCGTCGTAATCACCTGTTGctgcaaaaatttttcttcgtgcATGGCTATTTTCTTCTGAATATTCAGATGagttttcttaaatatatactGAATTTTATTTCAGCATTTTCACTCTGGATCCTCTTTGTTCGTGGTATTTCGAATATGGGTcgttacataaaataaatttcattattcgtCGTTTAGATTTTACATCATTAAATTCTTAATATTCGATTAACATGGTTCGTTTAATACATTCCGAgttttataaagtattattaaaatttcatcgatttatttatccatCATTATACaactttttaatcaattatctagttattctttttcatttatttcgattttttttttatatcgtttgcTTCATTAAGAATTATATGATTTAAACAAGAAGATTACAACCATaactatacatacacatatattctcaaatgaaaaataatattttattcgttggtTGATATCGATTTTAAAGGAATATTTGTATCGTGATTATTTCAGGATTAGGAagataatgtttttattaatttcctgCCTCTATTTTAGGACGATACGTGGGATCTCGGCCGATAAAATTACGGAAGAGTTCGTGGAAGCAGCGAAATTTGGAAACagtgcgaaagaaagaaaaggagaagcaaGCTTTGATCGGTTTATTGACCGGTCGGTGACGTGACAAAATCATTATTGTCCTCATTTCAGTCGACTCGACAGTGTTATAATGAGGACGTAACCGTAAGTCAGTCGTGTCAATTGATCACACTGCTGGATCTTTGATACTGTAACtcaaagatcgatcgaaaaatcatACATTATCGAAGGTACAGCTGTGTCGAGGATTTGTCAGTGTTAAAGCGAACGACATTCAAGGAATAACAAGAAtgaatttattgtataattatgtttataatatcatCGTTAGTgtctgtataaaaaaaaaaaaaaaaaaaaaaaaagaaaacaaaagaaatatacttaaGCATGCGTGCAATATGTTATGTTCTGgtctcatttttttatttggtttccttcgtaaaaaagaaggaacaattcgtttaattgcgaatgataaaaaaataactacgAGATAAAACATAGGGATAAGTCGATCGAAGATGTTAATCAAATCGAAGGAGAGAAACTTTCAAGCCCACGCAGCGTAAAGAGTGAATGGAATTTaacttttttagtttttttaatgtttttcttcttttttctatttttaaaagtaaagTACCTCGCTATTGCATTTACTACGATGACGGATAGACGACAACGTAATCTAGtgaattttcttgaaaaaacaaattagaaTCGTTTATTCTGgttttaataacttttcgtGCCAGTAAAAATGACAGAACCTCTGCCGATTCCCGGTGAATACGGGGAAGCGGAAGAGAATCCTCTCGGTGTAAGTATTTTCTTTGCCCGATAGATTAAtggattttgaaataaaatgtacGTATAACGTTGAAACGAAAACTCGTAGCGTTTATAATTTTAGCTGTACGAAggcgaaagaaacgaacaagGCGATCGACATGGATTCGGGAAAACTTTATTACCCAATGGAGATATGTACGTTGGTCGATATTGCGAAGGACTAAGAAACGGCAAaggtatctatgtatttaagAACGGTGCTCGATATGACGGCGAATGGAGGCAGGGACTTAAATATGGCCAAGGGACTTTTTGGTACCCCGATGGAACGCGATACGAAGGTACGAAAGAATGTACGAAAATAGGATCCGATTCAGATTCAAAGAAGCCACTTGGACGTGGGTTGACACTCAACACGTGTATCTAcacaattatttttgtttcgtacATTAGAAactcgaaaaaaatttatccaaATCACAGACAtagcacgtacacacatatacatatatatatatatatatatatatatatatatatatatatatatatatatagctttaTCACTTATTCTAGATAAGAGCttacaataatattgtaaaatagaatattttaacattttgtCGTTGTATCGTCaagtcgattaaaaattgaaaaaatgcgATGAAGAGAAAAGTGTAAGTTCGACGACCACACTTCTCTTCGTGATAGCTAAATATAATACACCGTTCTGAGTAatcaatttatattacgtGTGATCATTGACACTTCCTGAGAGATTATAGAatcaagatattttttaatttctatcaaTAAGTTATAAGATGTCTCAAGGATTATgtaaatatctaattataatGTCTTAACTTATTTTTACTAGTATTACGTAAGATAAATAAaggacgaaaggaagaaaatgataaagatcTAACAGGAGAATATCGTTTAACAGGCGACTGGAAGCGTGATACTAAATATGGATTTGGAGTGTATTTTTACGAGAATAAAGATGTTTACGAAGGTTCCTGGAAAAAGAATCTTCGTCATGGTTTGGGAACGTATCTTTACGCAGCAACCGGGACAAAATTTATGGGTACTTGGATCAAAGATCGCATGCAAGGTCCCGGTCAACTTATTCACCCTCGTCATCGATATCATGGCTTTTGGGAATTGAATTTGGTAATGCACGCGAATATAATGGACACGGTAAcgctcgtttttttttttctaagattaTCTTATAACAGCCGTACGGTCGTGGTTGTTTTACTTTCGAGAATGCTTGTATGCAACACGGACATTACATGCACGTACGAGATCCTGATTACGAGCAACCCGAGGAGGAAAGACTTGGAGATCTTGATACGGTAggtcgatagaaaaaaaatatttcattagtctttttttttctttcatttcgataTGACGTAAAGTTTAATATCAAATCAGATTAAATTACAAGAAAGTGCCGCATTTGCTAAGtgttggtatatatatatatgattatttaaaaataaaatatttttatttgttactaacgaaatgtttataaaatagttACTTGTTCTTAAAGATcaatttttgaataatatgGGCTTAATGACATTAACGGAATTAACTTTGctgtatatatttgttgaaCGCTAATTCGCAAATAAATGTGTATTTGATCAGACTATGGACTTAGAGGCAAGGACGGATGAAGAAGCGATCGAAGATAAACCTGCGGAAGAAATACCCTTCGAGCCCGTTCCATTAAAGAAGGGTTTTCTACCTGTATGGCGTGCACGTTGCATCACTCCATATAATTCTGAATTATTGCCACCGGAACCGATACCTTTGCAGGAAGAGGTATTTCATTCGTtagaaacgacgacgattttttttctttttttttttttatattaagcaATCAatggatattattttaaaaaggacGAAAGCATGTTTGACTTGGCgcgtaataattttcatttcaatataGTGAAATAAATTGCATATAATATCGGAAGCGTATCTTAAAAAGGTGCTGCTTAAATagatacgtgtgtatattcatgttttttctttctttaatatttaacgatcCTCCCCAAAATCATCTTCGATCTTTATCATGATcgcttcgttttcctttttgtacTTCTTTCATAaatgtatgcgtatgtatcAGAGCTTCCACATATTACGTAGTTGAAATATTAGAAACAACGCAAAAAATCATCGCGTAAAATCGTCCCTTTACTACATTAACAAATAGActtattctaaataaattcttattgtgctatgacagagaaaaaaggaaaaaaaaaaaaaaatgcgtgCTGAATAAAAATCGTACGCTAAAAGTGACGAATATCCGACAATTATGTTTCTCGTTAAACTTTTCTATAGAAATCGATGCACCGgtaacacgtacatacatacatacatacatatacatatacatatacatatacatatacatatacatatatatatatatatatatatatatatacacatatacatacatattacttTGGATTAGTCGAGTCCGTCTGATTTAATCAGAACATCGAACACCTCTTTCCGGAGAAGTTACGAGTCTCattgttaatttaatatcgagaAGGCACGcgataaaattcaatttcttcctcgtttcGCTCCGTAGTGTTATCCTCTTCGGCGTCTGGAAGTCGCGAAAAGCGGAAGTACGACTATCGGTAATGGACCGAGCCTTATTCGATTGTCCTCGTATTAACGAGAATTTCCGGCTTTCTATTTCCGTCCTTTTTGCCAGACAACTTGGATGTTCATTAATAGAATCACGATATCCGGGTTGAGTGTTCCGCTGGTTTTTCGATTTTACTTTAAGCCGTCATTCATTACGATATGTACTCGATGTATATCCGGCATATTTCTGTGATAAAATCGagtttcctcttctcttccagACAAGAGTTTCCTTGCTCATTCGTTTCTCaaatttctttacttcttgATCTTTTTCCAGGTATCGTTACAATCCTTGACAGACAAGTGTCCCGATGAGCCTTGGATGGAACCggaagaatatttaaaatatcactacgatgaagaagaagagtacgAAAATGCAGAAGATTTCCCGATAAGGCCATCCGACTTGTGACTACTCACCTAGATGTATAAATATGCGTTTGTTCTTCGAAATATAAGTATTAAAATTCTATGGTATCATGACCATAacttttctcctctcctttttcttcgttcgtatcgttatttttatttattgtttcacGCTtgcctatttttttcttttttcacttattCGATGTTACAGGCAAGTCCTTTAGTACTTTCTTTCATGGAagcgttatttatatattacgaagTAGTGCTATACTATATGGCTTGTAACATTTAGAAGTATCTCGTATGATAGAATAGTAAGaatagtaagaaaaagattggTTACTACAATGATaatgtttactttttttttcttgtttttctttctgcattttttttttattatattatgcttatcatatattatcatatttcttatattaatatcaagaCAATAACATAGTAGCagcataatataataaattgttataatatgtaatactattttaaatatttacaatacatATGAGTATAGCATAATATATTTAGGTGCGTTTGATCTCACAAGTATTATCTCTATGGTGAAAGAGAAACTCCCTgaaattatacgattattttatgaaaatatattaatcccCGTTTTTACGATTACGAACGTAACAGAATAAGAGAGACCAGATCGACGAACTTCGGCATTGCAAATGACGCATTATAATGTAACAACGCGTTGAAAGGATAATACGAACGGTTAATTTTAAGCCGTTTATTTAggaaattataataagaaatgtgAGTAAGTGCTTATAATGCACGATATAATAGGGTTCATTTTTACAGATACACACTGCTTTCGCATAAAATATGTGTTTGCCAGGATAATAGTGTAAAGTTATAATTAGCGATAAATGCAATGCGAGTAACATACTCGTTCGTATTAGCGTGCGTTCAAATCACAttgttatgtatgtacaaatcTAGCCAGCTTCATCCAACATTAAGTTTCTTATGCCGAAGATACacttaattatattgaaaagcACAAGCTTGCTCAACATTCATTCGCAAGCGCGTGTTTTAGTCGATCGATATAGTGATgagattacatttttttttttcagaataattaattttataacttacTTAATAGGAAGACAAAGTAGCTAAAGATGTATGAAAGTGGAAGAGATGTTACAATGTTATATGCCTATAATACATTACtcttaaattaatattcctCCACTATGCCTAAATATCAATTTGGATATACCATACTTATTTCCAAAATCGTATCAATAATCAATAACTATTGGCTTTATAATTGTCCTGCGTTTCGAAATATCCGGTAAAAcgtatttatatcaatatcttAATTTAGAAAGTGGAAAGTTAGAAATCTTGAAGCGGTATGGATTACACGATAAAGGTTGCTGTACAGATTACATCTGACTGCATTGACAATGAAGGCCCAATGGAGGTCGCTAAAGGTTTAAAGGACGGAGGAGAGggcaaaaaaatataaagttaacGCGAAATATCGCAGTCTTTTTTACCATAAGTAATAAGTCGTGTCATACCTAAGTGAAgatttttgttcgtttatagTTATCTTATGATCATTTAAGAACAGCTACCGTTTGTCGTTGAAAAGATTGTAATAGTGTTATCAATAGGGCATTTTTAATGCTAATAAAGTGTATTAGAGACGTAAGAGATCGAATATTTCAAGTCGAAGCATATGCGACGTAACGCGAGGTCGTAGATATCACTTTTACGTACTCAAATACGATTATCGCATTCACCTTTTTTCCTGTATTCAATACTAAACTGCAATAACAAAATACTTTTCTCTACGACCTTGCTTTCTCTTGGCACAAGATTAAGATCCGTGTTTACCACGAAATATCCACAGCCTAAAGTGATTaaagcgtttttttttttcttgcgtaAACCAATCGGCCACTGGCAAATTAGGAGTACGTACATCTTTTACACCATTATCGATTAAAGATTTGTAACCAAATTACAAATTAGAAATACAAAGAATATgagtatttataattaatgtaatgataatatcgaaaaCTCTTTCTTAACCAACCGCCAATTTATAGTCCGAGAAGTGCAAGTATTTAGTGGTATTTCTAACGCGCAAATAATCTGTGCATAAGTTGTCGTTTAAGTATCTCAGGTACATAAACGTGGACGAATTTTTTGTGCCCCAATATCGAGTGACTTTCGTCAACAGATGTCTTCTTGTGTACACTCTCATTTTTTGCTCCCAAAATGTCAAAACATCTAACGATTCTTggtttcttttgaaattattaatatttcttacataAGATCAGGTGGTGGCCTTTGGAACGCAATACTGGCTACGGAAATACTGCAAAGACCGGCTGTTATAACGCCCAGACATATATAAACAGAGGTTATCAACCAAAaggcaaataaatataaagttttGTTGCAATATTTGCCAAGGGATGGATCATAATTTGGTTCGTATTCCTTATACACCCACATAGAACCTATTaaatgttaagaaaaaatagcaaaaatattattaaaattggcTTAATAGCAGGTCAAAGATTACAATAAACTTGCCTACCAATGATAAACCAGCCCAGCATGAAGCAATTAATCAATGTTTGTGTTGGAGATTGTCTAATcctttcttcatctctttcttcttgtcgCTGTCTTACGCGTGcagataaatgtaataattgtttaaatacaCCAAATCCTCCACCTACTAGTAAATAAACAGGTATGTATTCACCCTGTGGGCAGTCGTAAAGGTACAATGCTCCAATAATCATCATGCATATTGGAACTACTATTGTCACACCGAGAATAATAGTGCATCCAACTGGAACAAAGTGAAAAGTATATATTGTCcaagataaagaaatttttaagagGTCATTATTGAAATGAAAGCAATTTATCACCTACTTGTACCCACAAGCagaacaattatatttttgagaaAATCAAATACACCTTTGGAGACTTTGTGTGCCTCCCTCATCCGACCGAACAAAGAATCATACGAGGGAGGAGGTGCTGAAACAAAAGCATTGTTATCGTTTATATGCTCCGACTAACGATTATACGAAacattaaaattctttatgcGAGTATTTAGTTATACATACCGTTAGGATCTATGGCTTCTTCGTAAGAAGGCGGTGCACCACGATCGCTAGGTAACGTGGAAGGATGTCCAAGAGGTAAATTAATGTTATGATATGACGGAGGTGGAGTACAGCAAGTCGATGTCACATGAGCAGATGTACCAGGATTTACACTTTCTGCAGTGTCGGTAGATATATTATGATTCGTTGGACTCAACGGCATTTCTATCCTAATGTTTGATGCGTGATTCCAACACATATACtttgcattaaaaatatttaaggaCTCGGTTGTATTAGAGACAAATAACAACAAATGGTTGTATAACCTACAAgcaaagaaaattcaaaatattgaTATCTACGTTTTACttgattatttcgttttcaacATGCATATGCAATACCAAAGAAAACATAGTAATGTGCGTGTGATGTGCAAACAATTAAGCGAActttaaattaatgaaaaatctgctcgatcgttcgataataaGTGACACTTGAAAAATGACATTGACATCGCAAAATTTGATATGTACTTTACACGAATGGAAGAATCGTAACAATTAAACTAACAAAAGAATTttcgatcaaaaataaaataaacggcTGTAAAAGCTTTCTTATACCTACGCGATAATCGCTATTCCTGGAAAGACGAACGAAGAGACGTAGGTGGGAAAAAAACAATGAGAATATGATTTTCGGTAAAGCTATAAAAAGGCACAACCAACGATACTGCTAACAATCTAATGTAATACCggtttgaaaaagaaactatcTTTCGAGATCGCCCTTAAAAATCGTCACACCCCCGCTTTGAACCGAGGCGAAACAATCACATTGCAAATCCTGAAATCTACATCTGTTCGGTTCGATTTTCCTTCTGTTCGAGTCGCTTAAGAATACGAGCGTTACGCGTAAATTCGTAatttcttcactttttcttattaacttCGGCacgagattattattatccaacGATAACATTGACTCCGGTAACTCAAGTTTGCGCCATGACGGACCATGTGCGGCGCACGAATCGAACAGTAAGTATATCGagttatcgatattttcgaaaaagaacaTGCCTTCTCGATGCGATATCGATAGGAATCGTATCTcgtaagaataattaaaatattcgaaacgaTGTTCCTCAAGGCGCCAGATAAATCCGTAGGTATACTTACATATCTGTTTTTAACTTCGATATCTATCAAATTTGATTTCTTACGAATCGACGggatatctttatctttttcctttcttattatcgaaacataaaaaaaataataagcgTTACGCATCGCTGCAACGTGATATAATTGATCGTCACGTTTATCCTTCCTCGATCATCGTTCGATAGCAGATAACGTCACAAACAACGTGTTCGTAAAGGTTAGTGTGAAATCCCTTTGACAAAGCAGA is from Vespula vulgaris chromosome 22, iyVesVulg1.1, whole genome shotgun sequence and encodes:
- the LOC127071654 gene encoding radial spoke head 1 homolog isoform X2; translated protein: MTEPLPIPGEYGEAEENPLGLYEGERNEQGDRHGFGKTLLPNGDMYVGRYCEGLRNGKGIYVFKNGARYDGEWRQGLKYGQGTFWYPDGTRYEVLRKINKGRKEENDKDLTGEYRLTGDWKRDTKYGFGVYFYENKDVYEGSWKKNLRHGLGTYLYAATGTKFMGTWIKDRMQGPGQLIHPRHRYHGFWELNLVMHANIMDTVTLVFFFLRLSYNSRTVVVVLLSRMLVCNTDITCTYEILITSNPRRKDLEILIRLWT
- the LOC127071654 gene encoding radial spoke head 1 homolog isoform X3, whose amino-acid sequence is MTEPLPIPGEYGEAEENPLGLYEGERNEQGDRHGFGKTLLPNGDMYVGRYCEGLRNGKGIYVFKNGARYDGEWRQGLKYGQGTFWYPDGTRYEGDWKRDTKYGFGVYFYENKDVYEGSWKKNLRHGLGTYLYAATGTKFMGTWIKDRMQGPGQLIHPRHRYHGFWELNLPYGRGCFTFENACMQHGHYMHVRDPDYEQPEEERLGDLDTTMDLEARTDEEAIEDKPAEEIPFEPVPLKKGFLPVWRARCITPYNSELLPPEPIPLQEEVSLQSLTDKCPDEPWMEPEEYLKYHYDEEEEYENAEDFPIRPSDL
- the LOC127071654 gene encoding radial spoke head 1 homolog isoform X1 yields the protein MTEPLPIPGEYGEAEENPLGLYEGERNEQGDRHGFGKTLLPNGDMYVGRYCEGLRNGKGIYVFKNGARYDGEWRQGLKYGQGTFWYPDGTRYEVLRKINKGRKEENDKDLTGEYRLTGDWKRDTKYGFGVYFYENKDVYEGSWKKNLRHGLGTYLYAATGTKFMGTWIKDRMQGPGQLIHPRHRYHGFWELNLVMHANIMDTVTLVFFFLRLSYNSRTVVVVLLSRMLVCNTDITCTYEILITSNPRRKDLEILIRSIFE
- the LOC127071653 gene encoding uncharacterized protein LOC127071653 isoform X1 translates to MCWNHASNIRIEMPLSPTNHNISTDTAESVNPGTSAHVTSTCCTPPPSYHNINLPLGHPSTLPSDRGAPPSYEEAIDPNAPPPSYDSLFGRMREAHKVSKGVFDFLKNIIVLLVGTIGCTIILGVTIVVPICMMIIGALYLYDCPQGEYIPVYLLVGGGFGVFKQLLHLSARVRQRQEERDEERIRQSPTQTLINCFMLGWFIIGSMWVYKEYEPNYDPSLGKYCNKTLYLFAFWLITSVYICLGVITAGLCSISVASIAFQRPPPDLM
- the LOC127071653 gene encoding transmembrane protein 272-like isoform X2 is translated as MPLSPTNHNISTDTAESVNPGTSAHVTSTCCTPPPSYHNINLPLGHPSTLPSDRGAPPSYEEAIDPNAPPPSYDSLFGRMREAHKVSKGVFDFLKNIIVLLVGTIGCTIILGVTIVVPICMMIIGALYLYDCPQGEYIPVYLLVGGGFGVFKQLLHLSARVRQRQEERDEERIRQSPTQTLINCFMLGWFIIGSMWVYKEYEPNYDPSLGKYCNKTLYLFAFWLITSVYICLGVITAGLCSISVASIAFQRPPPDLM